A single window of Malus sylvestris chromosome 5, drMalSylv7.2, whole genome shotgun sequence DNA harbors:
- the LOC126621531 gene encoding molybdopterin synthase sulfur carrier subunit-like yields the protein MDFKQEESKTVTMDSTSQGIEGSSVKIKVLFFARARGLTGLSDMPLEVSSGSTALDCLDKLIAMFPSLTEIRGCMVLALNEAYTADSAVVKDKDELAIIPPISGG from the coding sequence ATGGATTTCAAACAAGAAGAGAGTAAGACGGTAACCATGGACTCTACAAGTCAGGGGATTGAGGGTTCATCTGTTAAGATAAAGGTGTTGTTCTTTGCCAGGGCTCGTGGCCTAACTGGCTTGAGTGATATGCCACTGGAGGTGTCCTCTGGTAGTACTGCCCTTGATTGTTTAGATAAGCTCATCGCCATGTTTCCAAGCTTGACAGAGATCCGCGGATGCATGGTGCTTGCTCTTAATGAGGCGTACACAGCTGATTCTGCAGTCGTCAAAGACAAGGATGAGTTGGCCATAATACCTCCTATAAGTGGTGGCTGA
- the LOC126621514 gene encoding uncharacterized protein LOC126621514 isoform X2 yields the protein MEGGGEVGELQDWEVLHSFDPALVNSVDSVQTPRSFEGIDVHAEGMIRPDYFSLDNHDKFGYGKAVVDVAEEGSVESDNPSWIDPDSVTRYGGKESGGFWSDSASDRSDDRKSNDFEGKNELGFVENEKSHVGFEGFGEMEAVDENFGKFGLDAQGRVSFEEIGENGSLDKDLGKLWSDSGGDSLVSAKFEKVAKDSEIGFSGLESGNNLDNEPEEGQSVESQSAAVEEEKSEAKSGEEVVKRTILWWKVPFEVLKYCVFRVSPVWSLSVAAAVMGLVFLGRRLRKMKRKSQSLQLKVTLDDKFTSRAARLNEAFSVVRRVPTVRPSLPAAGVNPWPVMGLR from the exons atggaaggaggaggagaagttggtGAGTTGCAGGACTGGGAGGTGCTCCACAGCTTCGACCCTGCCCTGGTTAACTCGGTCGACTCGGTTCAAACCCCCAGGAGCTTCGAGGGAATCGATGTTCACGCCGAGGGTATGATCAGGCCTGATTACTTCTCTCTCGATAACCATGACAAATTTGGGTATGGTAAGGCGGTGGTTGATGTCGCCGAAGAGGGTTCTGTTGAGTCCGACAACCCCAGTTGGATTGACCCGGATTCGGTGACTCGCTATGGCGGAAAAGAATCGGGTGGGTTTTGGTCCGATTCGGCAAGTGACCGGTCCGATGACCGTAAAAGTAATGATTTTGAGGGCAAAAACGAATTGGGTTTTGTGGAAAATGAGAAAAGCCATGTGGGTTTTGAGGGGTTTGGAGAAATGGAAGCTGTGGACGAGAATTTTGGGAAATTTGGGTTGGATGCTCAGGGCCGAGTGAGCTTTGAAGAAATTGGGGAAAACGGAAGCCTTGATAAGGATTTGGGTAAGTTATGGTCTGATTCAGGCGGCGACAGTCTGGTTTCGGCGAAATTTGAGAAGGTTGCGAAGGATAGCGAGATAGGTTTTAGTGGTTTGGAAAGTGGAAATAACTTGGACAATGAACCAGAAGAAGGACAATCAGTTGAGAGTCAAAGTGCTGCAGTTGAAGAAGAGAAATCGGAGGCGAAATCCGGTGAAGAGGTAGTGAAGAGGACAATCCTGTGGTGGAAGGTCCCATTTGAGGTTTTAAAGTATTGTGTTTTCAGGGTAAGCCCTGTTTGGTCCTTGTCCGTCGCTGCAGCTGTAATGGGTTTGGTGTTCTTGGGGCGGAGATTGCGCAAGATGAAGCGGAAGAGCCAGAGCCTGCAGCTCAAGGTTACTCTGGATGATAAG TTCACGAGTCGTGCTGCACGTCTCAATGAAGCATTTTCAGTGGTGAGGCGGGTGCCTACAGTGCGACCTTCGCTGCCAGCAGCCGGAGTAAATCCATGGCCTGTAATGGGTTTGAGATAA
- the LOC126621512 gene encoding uncharacterized protein LOC126621512: MEKLFIGGDLNGHVGRKTGNYGGFHGGHGFGERNEDGEAILDFAMAYDLFLANTFFKKREEHVITYKSGSSKTQIDFLLMRKGDRITCKDCKVIPGESLANQHRLLVMDVHIKRVRKKNKTWKCPRTRWWNLKGEKQAIFKEKVITQCVWDREGEASQRWDSMASCIRKVAKDVLGESKGFAPHQKESWWWNEEVQTKVKAKKECCKALYKDRTDENGERYRRAKQEAKKAMREAKLAAYDDMYKRLDTKEGEFDIYKLARAREKKTRDLNQVRCIKDEDGNVLATENAVKDRWRGYFHNLFNEGHEMSNSLGELSNSEECRNYSFYRRIRKEEVVVALKKIKHRKAVGPDYIPIEVWKVLGETGITWLIDLFNRILKTKKMPNEWRKSTLVPI, translated from the coding sequence atggagaagttatttataggaggagatttaaatggacacgtgggcaggaagacaggcaactatggaggttttcatggtggccatggttttggggagagaaacgaggatggggaagctatcttggattttgcaatggcatatgatctcttcttagctaacaccttctttaagaagagagaagaacatgtgatcacctacaagagtgggtcgtcaaaaacacaaatagattttcttctaatgaggaaaggggatcgtataacttgtaaggattgcaaagttataccaggagagagcttggctaatcaacatcgcttgttggtgatggatgtacatatcaaaagagtgagaaaaaagaacaagacttggaagtgcccaaggactagatggtggaatctaaaaggagaaaaacaagccattttcaaagagaaagtaatcacccagtgtgtgtgggatagagagggggaagctagccaaaggtgggattccatggctagttgtatccgaaaagtagcaaaagatgtattaggagagtccaagggctttgctccacaccaaaaggaatcttggtggtggaatgaggaggtacaaacaaaggtgaaggctaagaaggaatgttgtaaagccttatacaaggataggaccgatgaaaatggtgaaaggtatagaagagcgaagcaagaggcgaagaaagctatgagagaagctaagttagcggcttatgacgatatgtataagcgactagataccaaagaaggagagtttgatatctataaactagctagagcaagggaaaagaagacaagggacctaaaccaagtgaggtgcatcaaggatgaggatggaaatgttcttgctacagagaacgcggtcaaagacagatggagaggttattttcataatcttttcaatgaaggacatgaaatgagtaattctttaggggagttgagtaactcagaagagtgtagaaactactcattttatcgtcgaatcaggaaggaagaagtggttgtagctttgaagaagataaagcatagaaaagcagtgggcccagactatataccgatcgaagtgtggaaagtcttgggagagacaggtataacatggctcattgaccttttcaataggattttgaaaacgaagaagatgccaaatgagtggcgaaagagcactttggtgcctatctaa
- the LOC126621521 gene encoding heavy metal-associated isoprenylated plant protein 8-like, giving the protein MTERNSNSGKEIVLKVLMHCEGCQSKVSKCLRGFEGVEEVVVDYPNHKVTVKGKKADPLRVLERVQNKFSRNAELISPIPKPKNKQKKEPEKKEAAPPQVKVVVLKTLMHCEDCAIDVKKYLEKIKGVGSVEANMESSRVRVRGIVEAAKLVEYIKKELGKHAEIVKQEQGEEKGQGKDKADNKGQGKDKASNNKQRPEGGGECVFQYPPQYSTQHIYPCQTFSDENPLACSTM; this is encoded by the exons ATGACAGAGAGAAATAGCAATTCTGGTAAAGAAATTGTGTTGAAAGTATTAATGCATTGTGAAGGATGCCAAAGTAAGGTTTCCAAGTGTTTGAGAGGTTTTGAAG GTGTTGAAGAGGTTGTGGTGGATTACCCAAATCATAAAGTGACCGTAAAGGGGAAGAAAGCCGACCCTCTAAGGGTTTTGGAGAGGGTACAAAACAAGTTTAGTAGAAACGCTGAACTCATATCTCCgataccaaaaccaaaaaacaaacagaaaaaggagcctgaaaagaaagaagcg GCTCCGCCTCAGGTGAAAGTTGTGGTTCTCAAAACGTTAATGCATTGCGAAGACTGTGCAATTGACGTTAAGAAATACTTggagaaaataaaag GTGTTGGAAGTGTAGAAGCAAATATGGAGAGCTCAAGGGTGAGAGTGAGGGGAATAGTTGAAGCAGCAAAGCTGGTGGAGTACATAAAGAAGGAATTAGGGAAGCATGCTGAGATAGTGAAGCAAGAACAAGGTGAGGAGAAAGGGCAAGGAAAGGACAAGGCAGATAACAAGGGGCAAGGGAAGGACAAGGCCAGTAATAACAAGCAGCGCccggaaggaggaggagaatgcGTATTCCAATATCCACCACAGTATTCAACCCAGCACATTTACCCTTGTCAAACATTTAGTGATGAAAACCCCCTTGCCTGTTCCACAATGTAA
- the LOC126621514 gene encoding uncharacterized protein LOC126621514 isoform X1, producing MEGGGEVGELQDWEVLHSFDPALVNSVDSVQTPRSFEGIDVHAEGMIRPDYFSLDNHDKFGYGKAVVDVAEEGSVESDNPSWIDPDSVTRYGGKESGGFWSDSASDRSDDRKSNDFEGKNELGFVENEKSHVGFEGFGEMEAVDENFGKFGLDAQGRVSFEEIGENGSLDKDLGKLWSDSGGDSLVSAKFEKVAKDSEIGFSGLESGNNLDNEPEEGQSVESQSAAVEEEKSEAKSGEEVVKRTILWWKVPFEVLKYCVFRVSPVWSLSVAAAVMGLVFLGRRLRKMKRKSQSLQLKVTLDDKKVSQFTSRAARLNEAFSVVRRVPTVRPSLPAAGVNPWPVMGLR from the exons atggaaggaggaggagaagttggtGAGTTGCAGGACTGGGAGGTGCTCCACAGCTTCGACCCTGCCCTGGTTAACTCGGTCGACTCGGTTCAAACCCCCAGGAGCTTCGAGGGAATCGATGTTCACGCCGAGGGTATGATCAGGCCTGATTACTTCTCTCTCGATAACCATGACAAATTTGGGTATGGTAAGGCGGTGGTTGATGTCGCCGAAGAGGGTTCTGTTGAGTCCGACAACCCCAGTTGGATTGACCCGGATTCGGTGACTCGCTATGGCGGAAAAGAATCGGGTGGGTTTTGGTCCGATTCGGCAAGTGACCGGTCCGATGACCGTAAAAGTAATGATTTTGAGGGCAAAAACGAATTGGGTTTTGTGGAAAATGAGAAAAGCCATGTGGGTTTTGAGGGGTTTGGAGAAATGGAAGCTGTGGACGAGAATTTTGGGAAATTTGGGTTGGATGCTCAGGGCCGAGTGAGCTTTGAAGAAATTGGGGAAAACGGAAGCCTTGATAAGGATTTGGGTAAGTTATGGTCTGATTCAGGCGGCGACAGTCTGGTTTCGGCGAAATTTGAGAAGGTTGCGAAGGATAGCGAGATAGGTTTTAGTGGTTTGGAAAGTGGAAATAACTTGGACAATGAACCAGAAGAAGGACAATCAGTTGAGAGTCAAAGTGCTGCAGTTGAAGAAGAGAAATCGGAGGCGAAATCCGGTGAAGAGGTAGTGAAGAGGACAATCCTGTGGTGGAAGGTCCCATTTGAGGTTTTAAAGTATTGTGTTTTCAGGGTAAGCCCTGTTTGGTCCTTGTCCGTCGCTGCAGCTGTAATGGGTTTGGTGTTCTTGGGGCGGAGATTGCGCAAGATGAAGCGGAAGAGCCAGAGCCTGCAGCTCAAGGTTACTCTGGATGATAAG AAGGTGTCTCAGTTCACGAGTCGTGCTGCACGTCTCAATGAAGCATTTTCAGTGGTGAGGCGGGTGCCTACAGTGCGACCTTCGCTGCCAGCAGCCGGAGTAAATCCATGGCCTGTAATGGGTTTGAGATAA